The Paraflavitalea devenefica DNA segment TTTTGTAGAAAGGGTTTTTAGTGCAATGGACTGTGGCATTGTCATTAATCCCGACGCCGCGGCTAACATGGTAGAAGGCGCTGTTATAGATGGCATCGGCAATGCTTTTTACGGCAGGCTTAGTCATAAAGAGGGTGCAGCAGAACAAAACAACTTTCATAGGTACAGGATGATACGGCATAGCGAAGCACCGGATAAAATTGAAGTGCATTTTGTACAAAATGATATTGATCCTACTGGCCTGGGTGAGCCACCCTTCCCGCCGGTGTTCGGTGCTGTTGCCAATGCCTTGTATAAAACCACGAATAAAAGGTACTATAACCAACCGTTTCTCGACCAGTCGCTGCAGACTGACAATGCGCCCGGAAATAAAAGAACATTTTAGTTAAATGCACACTATCAATTACCTGCTATGCTCAAATTAAATATCAACAAGAAAATCTACGAACTGGATATTGATCCTGATACGCCATTACTGTGGGCGCTCAGGGATGTAATTGGGTTGGTGGGAACAAAATATGGATGTGGCGTAGCACAATGTGGCGCTTGTGTAGTTCACCTGAACGGTGAAGCCGTTCGCTCCTGTGTTACAAAGGTTAGCAGGGCCGCCGGACAGCAGGTTGTAACAATTGAAGGCTTATCAGAAAACAATGACCATCCATTACAAAAAGCATGGCTGGAATTAGACGTTAGTCAGTGTGGGTATTGCCAGGCGGGCCAGATCATGTCGGCGGCAGTTTTGCTGAGAGAAAACAAGAATCCGACTGATAAAGATATTGACAACGCCATGGAAGGCAACATTTGCCGCTGCGGTACTTACCTGCGCATTCATAAGGCAATTCACCTGGCAGCGGAAATGCAGCGCAAAGGATCGAAGTAAAAACGTCTCTAACCTGGAAATAAAAAATATACAGATGGAAATTGCACCAGGAAAAAAGTTTTTCATTCAATATACAAAATTCATTATAGTTATAACTGTTATTGTAACCGTGGTTGGGTTGTCGGCAAGCGGGTTTAGAAGCAATAATCAGTTTGAAACAGTAAGGAATAAAAATGGAATGATGATAGATAGCGCTGCATCTGTGGCAGCGTTTGAGAAGGTATACCGGGTTTTAATGAGTCCGCGATGCATGAATTGTCATCCGTCCGGCGATATACCGCTCCAGGGAGATGACAGCCATTTGCATACTATGTCGCCGGTAAGGGGGAAAGACGGAAAAGGTGTATACGCGATGAAATGTTCGAATTGCCATCAACCCGCCAATTCGCCGGGGTTAAACACACCCCCGGGGAATCCAAAATGGGCGCTTCCGCCCGCCGATATGAAAATGGTTTTCGAAGGAAAATCACCCCGTGAACTTGCGTTGCAAATAATGGATTACAAACGAAACGGGCACAAAAATAAAGCGCAATTGATAGCACACGCAAGAGATACCCTGGTAAAGGCCGGATGGAATATGGGCGAGGGCCGCAAACCACCACCACTATCGTATAAGGAATTTGTGGC contains these protein-coding regions:
- a CDS encoding (2Fe-2S)-binding protein, with translation MLKLNINKKIYELDIDPDTPLLWALRDVIGLVGTKYGCGVAQCGACVVHLNGEAVRSCVTKVSRAAGQQVVTIEGLSENNDHPLQKAWLELDVSQCGYCQAGQIMSAAVLLRENKNPTDKDIDNAMEGNICRCGTYLRIHKAIHLAAEMQRKGSK
- a CDS encoding cytochrome c family protein, whose protein sequence is MEIAPGKKFFIQYTKFIIVITVIVTVVGLSASGFRSNNQFETVRNKNGMMIDSAASVAAFEKVYRVLMSPRCMNCHPSGDIPLQGDDSHLHTMSPVRGKDGKGVYAMKCSNCHQPANSPGLNTPPGNPKWALPPADMKMVFEGKSPRELALQIMDYKRNGHKNKAQLIAHARDTLVKAGWNMGEGRKPPPLSYKEFVAAWDEWINNGGIAPKN